TAGAGGAATTTTTTTGTTTGCGTTGAAAGATAAATAAGAAAATTTAATTAGTATCACATTCTTATGACACTAGGTGATGAAAATGAAGACAGACAGACTGTTCCGCTTGATACGCATCATTACTTTGGTACAATCCAAGCCGGGGATTAAGGCACGGGAACTGGCCGAGCGCTGTGAAACAACGGAACGGACCATTTACCGGGATATAGACTTTTTAAGCGCGGTTCACATTCCCATTACCAACATGGGATATGGAACAGGATACCAGTTTGTGGGCAACTTCGCTCTGTATCCCATGGACTTGACTGAAGCAGAACTGATGGCCTTTGCGGTTCTGCCTTCCTTACTGGAGCAGGTGGATCTTGTTCCCCCGGATTTGTATTCCGCCTATGATAAAGTGATGGCCGCTGCCCGCAAGGAAAAACTGGTACGCCAAGAACTGCTCGATTCTGTAAGCAAGGTGATCCAAATGGGCAGCCCGGCTTATAAAGAGATCAAAACAAACTTCCTCAGTACCATTATGCAGGCGATTCTCTCCCGGCGGACCATTGAAGCCCGTTATCATACCCAGAGCCGTAATGTGACCACGGACAGGGCCATTGATCCGTACTATTTAATTCCCCGTGAACACCGTTTTTACCTTATTGGTTATTGCCATCAAAAACAGGCCATCCGCACCTTC
This sequence is a window from Caldalkalibacillus uzonensis. Protein-coding genes within it:
- a CDS encoding helix-turn-helix transcriptional regulator, with amino-acid sequence MKTDRLFRLIRIITLVQSKPGIKARELAERCETTERTIYRDIDFLSAVHIPITNMGYGTGYQFVGNFALYPMDLTEAELMAFAVLPSLLEQVDLVPPDLYSAYDKVMAAARKEKLVRQELLDSVSKVIQMGSPAYKEIKTNFLSTIMQAILSRRTIEARYHTQSRNVTTDRAIDPYYLIPREHRFYLIGYCHQKQAIRTFRLSRFQEVKILNKTFEMDDFNLKAYLKETWSIERGDERITFKVRFSPHVARYVKEEELFVKPKLTDLEDGSLLFEVTLNHDREFLQWLMGYGAEAEILEPQSYRKKMRELLARWLQVYDEVVKGR